A genomic stretch from Methanoculleus horonobensis includes:
- the msrA gene encoding peptide-methionine (S)-S-oxide reductase MsrA gives MAPEKSLETATFGAGCFWGVEEAFRRVPGVVDTAVGFMGGTAENPTYEGVCTGRTGHAEVVQVTYDPEKVSYSKLLETFWDAHDPTTPNRQGPDIGTQYRSVIFFHTHEQEAEARASKEEMDRSGRFRRPIVTAIEPAGTFWRAEEYHQQYFAKRGGGQCRTVW, from the coding sequence ATGGCACCGGAGAAGAGTCTCGAAACCGCCACCTTCGGCGCAGGGTGTTTCTGGGGCGTCGAGGAGGCGTTCCGGCGCGTGCCGGGCGTCGTGGATACCGCGGTGGGGTTCATGGGCGGCACCGCCGAGAACCCGACCTATGAGGGCGTCTGCACGGGAAGGACCGGGCACGCCGAGGTCGTGCAGGTGACCTACGACCCGGAGAAGGTCTCGTACAGCAAACTCCTCGAAACGTTCTGGGACGCCCACGACCCGACCACCCCGAACCGGCAGGGGCCCGATATCGGGACGCAGTACCGGTCGGTGATATTCTTCCACACCCACGAGCAGGAGGCGGAGGCCCGGGCGTCGAAGGAGGAGATGGACCGATCGGGGAGGTTCCGCCGCCCCATCGTCACCGCGATCGAGCCCGCGGGAACGTTCTGGCGGGCGGAGGAGTACCACCAGCAGTACTTCGCGAAGCGCGGCGGCGGGCAGTGCCGGACGGTGTGGTAG